The genome window TGACGTACGCTTTCACTCCCTGACAGACATTATCTCTTATTCACCACGCGCTCTGCAAATAGGCCTATTTTCGCCGTTTTATTCCATGTGGTCAGCGCATCATGGTCATTCATTGGAGGCGAATCTCATACGACAAGTGAGCGGTATGGAAATGATCCTAACTTATATACTTTTCATAGGGGTTGGTCTGCTCTTGTGCCTGAACAAAGATCATCGCCTTACTCTCGTAGTTGTTATTCTCATGCCACTCACATTAATTCTAGTGTTGTCATTGGTCGTCTGCAATATTGGCACCCTCTACCGCATGCGTTATGGCGATTTACAAATCTTGAATGGTTTGGGCGTCTTGGGTTGGGGTTTATGGTTACAACGACGGGTAGAGGCCAGAAAAAACAATTAAAATCCCGTCAAAAAAAACGTAAGAATAATTCACGTTTTTTCAAAATCATGAGCATAAGGCACGTAATACATCCCTTGCCTATCGCAGGATCAGTCCACCTGATTGCGGTTCCGATTCAGATTTTGGTTGCTCTATGAATTCCACACAAAACGTCGAATAACCCAAAAAAGAGAGCATTCATTGAAGCGGTTACTTTTTATTGTTTCTGAAGATTGGTATTTTTTATCCCACCGGCTGCATTTGGCCAAGGCAGCAATAAACGCCGGGTATGAAGTAGGACTTATTTCCAGGGTTTCCAGTTATCGAGACATTATTGAATCTGCAGGCATCAAAGTTATTGACTGGCAGATATCACGCAGATCAAGCAATCCATTTCATGAACTTTCGACCTTATTTGATCTTTGGAGAGGTATTCGTTTATTTCGGCCCGATATTGTTCATGCAGTAGCATTAAAACCTGTTATTTATGCTTCCATTGCATGTTTTTTATCTGGAATCCAATCAAGAGTATCCGCGTTGGGAGGACTCGGATTTGTTTTTAGTTCTTCTAACAAATATGCTGCATTTTTAAGACCATTTATCATTTTTTTGTTCAAGATCGCTTTGCGCGGAAAAAAGTCTATCCTCATATTGCAAAATCCTGATGATGCAGAAATATTAACAACTGCAGGAGTCATTGCAGAAAATCGCATCCGCATGATTAGAGGCGCTGGTGTTGATACACAGTTATTTTCTCCAGCGAACCATTTCCCGGACAAGCCCCTTGTCATCTTACCGGCTCGAATGCTTTGGGCTAAAGGCATTGGCGAATTCGTAAACGCTGCACGTCGAGTGCGAATTCAAAGGCCAGATGTGCGTTTTGTTCTTGTTGGCGCGCCTGATGATCAGAATTTGGAAAGTGTTTCAATTGAACAATTGCAAGAATGGGTACGTGATGGAATTGTTGAGTGGTGGGGCCGCTGTGAAAACATGCCCGAGGTGTACCGCCAGGCAACAATCGTCTGTTTACCTACGTCTTACGGGGAAGGACTGCCCAAAGCATTGCTTGAAGCAGCCAGCTGTGAAATACCTATTGTGACGTATGACGTTCCTGGCTGTCGGGAAGTGGTCCAGGATGGCAACAATGGCTTCCTGGTTCCCCTGAAAAACGAGGAGATGCTGTTTGCTTCATTAATGAAGCTGATTGAAGACCCTGAGTTGTGCAAACGCATGGGAATTGCGGGTCGTAAAATGGTGCTTGACCACTTTTCACAGGAACAGGTGGCAGAAGAAACCATGCGTGTTTGGGAAGAACTGTTGCAGGAAGGCGCGAAATGAAACAGGTGCTGCTAACCGGCGCAAACGGGTTCATCGGGCAGGTGCTGGTACGCATGCTCAAGGACAAAGGGTGCCGAGTCACTGCTCTCTTGCGCAAAGAGTATAAAGGTGCGTGGGACGATGCCTTGTACGGAGATATTCGTACCCCCCTTTCCTTTCCGGAATTACCCTCATGCGACACCGTCTTTCATCTTGCAGGCAAGGCCCATGCCCTGAGCGAGCATGCAGGCGAAGAAGACGAATACCATACCGTGAACACCCAAGGCACCCGCCATGTTCTTGAGCTGGCAAAAAAAATGGGCGCCACCCGTTTTATCTATTTCAGCTCTATCAAGGCCATGGGAGAGATCGGGCATAATGACAACGAGACAAGCCCGTGCAATCCCAAGACCCCATACGGCATATCCAAATATGAAGCAGAGCAGCTTGTCCTCTTTGCCGGATACGTGTCCCATCCCGTGGTAATCCGCCCGACCATGGTCTACGGACCGGGAGCCAAAGGCTATCTGCCGCAACTGATCCGATTTATTCAAAAAGGAATCTTCCCCCCTCTTTCGCCCTCCCTTACCAATAAACGATCCATGGTACATGTAAACGATCTGGTGCAGGCCGCGATACTGGCGGCTGAGGACCAGGCAGCATCAGGTCAGGTGTTCATTGTTTCCGATGGCAAACAGTACAGCACGTATGACATCTATGCGGCCATCAATCAGGCTTTGGGCAAAAAACTGCCCGGCTGGAGCCTTCCCCAAAGTGTACTTTGCGTTGCCGCACGCATTGGTGACGGGATCGGACGATTGCGCGGGCGCAGATTCTTATTTGATTCCGATGTATTGCATAAAATGACGGGCTCGGCCTGGTACGATACGAGTAAAAGCATGAAGGAACTAGGATTTACTCCCCAATGGGACCTGCCATCGGCCCTACCGGAAATTCTTGAAGGAATGAAACCATGACGGGTGGACTCATTGGGTGTGGAGCGTTTATCTGTGGATTGCTGGGAGCATGGACTGTTGCACGGTATGCAGAAAAGTTATGCCTCATGGACGTCCCAAGTTCCCGTAGTTCCCATTCCTGCCCAACGCCCAAAGGCGGTGGTGTGGGCATCCTGGCGGCATTTGTCCTTTTTTCCCTTGTGGGCTCTTTGTCACGCATCGCCGTGTGTGGGGCCACAATCCTGGCCCTGATCAGTTTCCAAGGAGACAAACAGGAACTCACCCCCACATTTCGTCTTCTGGTCCAGTTTACCTGTGCCTTCCTGGCCCTGTGGGGGATAGAGTGCGAATCTGGCTTGCACCTTTCCTGGGGTGCCCGGGTGCTTCTTGTTCCCGCATTTGTGATTTTTATCGTGGGCACGGCCAATTTCTACAATTTCATGGACGGTATCAACGGGATCGCCGGAATGACCGGGATAGTCGGATTTGCCGGGCTCACCTGGTGGGCCTTTTCCATGGGCAGGACAGATATCGGCACGGCAAGCCTGGCCCTGGCCGGAGGATGCGCGGGATTTTTACCCATGAATGTGCCCCAAGCCAGGGTGTTCATGGGCGATATCGGCAGCGTGCTCCTTGGCTTCTGCTTCGGGCTGTTCGTGGTGGGGCTGGCCGAGAGTTTTCTTGACTTTGTGGTGCTGTGCTCGCTTTTGTTCACATTCTACGCCGATGAACTCTGCACCATGCTCCAGCGATTCAAGCAGGGAGATTCTTTTTTCCAACCCCACAGAAAACATCTGTACCAGGTTCTGGTCAACGAAATGGGGACAGCACATTGGAAGGTAAGCCTGAGCTATGGTGTGGTACAGGCACTGATCTTCGGGATGATCCTCTTTCTTTCACGATATGGACTTTTTGCCGTATGCACGGCCCTGATCCTGTGTTTTGGAATCTGGGTCCTTGTGGATGCCAGAATCAAACACAAGGCATGGGGTTAAAAGTACACTAGAGTACGCAGGGCACAGTACACAGAACGCAGAAAAAACAGGTCCATCTGAAATAGGTACTCGTTGCCTTCCTTCACGGTAAAAAAGAAAGGGAACCGCAAAGGACGCCAAGAAAAAATTTTATGCCCTCTGGTGATCAGTCTTTTTGCCTTTTCTGGCGTCATTCCCTACCTGGTAATGACGTGATCATGTAGATAGACAACAGATTACCGTCCAGGAGGAATTTGTATTTTCGTCTTTTTTTCAATAAGTTGCGATTTATCGTTCATAACCATACAACACCTCCCAGGGATAATACCCTACCTCCCGACCCTACCCTGTTCCCTAGGGCAGCCAGGGTTTTTCTTTTTTTCGAATCGGTGTATGCGAGATCCTCGCTGGGGAAAACAGTTCCCATACTTGTGATCCCTTTGTCTTTGCCGCTCATCACGCCTATCTCACGGGAAGCACATGTTTCAGCAATTCAAAAATCTGCATTTCTACATGGTCCTGGCCACGGACATCCTACTCTTCGCGGCATCCCTGTTCCTGGCCATGCTGCTGCGTTTCAATTTCCAACTGGAACCGCAGTATCTGAGGCAGATACTCACCCTGCTTTCCGTCCTGCTCCCTGTCAAAACCGTTATTTTCTTTGTCTTTGGTCTGTACCGGGGCATGTGGCGGTACACGGATCTGCGGGATTCCTGGCAGCTGTTCAAAGCCGTTATCCTCTCCCA of Desulfoplanes formicivorans contains these proteins:
- a CDS encoding glycosyltransferase family 4 protein, with translation MKRLLFIVSEDWYFLSHRLHLAKAAINAGYEVGLISRVSSYRDIIESAGIKVIDWQISRRSSNPFHELSTLFDLWRGIRLFRPDIVHAVALKPVIYASIACFLSGIQSRVSALGGLGFVFSSSNKYAAFLRPFIIFLFKIALRGKKSILILQNPDDAEILTTAGVIAENRIRMIRGAGVDTQLFSPANHFPDKPLVILPARMLWAKGIGEFVNAARRVRIQRPDVRFVLVGAPDDQNLESVSIEQLQEWVRDGIVEWWGRCENMPEVYRQATIVCLPTSYGEGLPKALLEAASCEIPIVTYDVPGCREVVQDGNNGFLVPLKNEEMLFASLMKLIEDPELCKRMGIAGRKMVLDHFSQEQVAEETMRVWEELLQEGAK
- a CDS encoding NAD-dependent epimerase/dehydratase family protein, which gives rise to MKQVLLTGANGFIGQVLVRMLKDKGCRVTALLRKEYKGAWDDALYGDIRTPLSFPELPSCDTVFHLAGKAHALSEHAGEEDEYHTVNTQGTRHVLELAKKMGATRFIYFSSIKAMGEIGHNDNETSPCNPKTPYGISKYEAEQLVLFAGYVSHPVVIRPTMVYGPGAKGYLPQLIRFIQKGIFPPLSPSLTNKRSMVHVNDLVQAAILAAEDQAASGQVFIVSDGKQYSTYDIYAAINQALGKKLPGWSLPQSVLCVAARIGDGIGRLRGRRFLFDSDVLHKMTGSAWYDTSKSMKELGFTPQWDLPSALPEILEGMKP
- a CDS encoding MraY family glycosyltransferase, whose protein sequence is MDVPSSRSSHSCPTPKGGGVGILAAFVLFSLVGSLSRIAVCGATILALISFQGDKQELTPTFRLLVQFTCAFLALWGIECESGLHLSWGARVLLVPAFVIFIVGTANFYNFMDGINGIAGMTGIVGFAGLTWWAFSMGRTDIGTASLALAGGCAGFLPMNVPQARVFMGDIGSVLLGFCFGLFVVGLAESFLDFVVLCSLLFTFYADELCTMLQRFKQGDSFFQPHRKHLYQVLVNEMGTAHWKVSLSYGVVQALIFGMILFLSRYGLFAVCTALILCFGIWVLVDARIKHKAWG